The following are from one region of the Methanoculleus caldifontis genome:
- a CDS encoding DUF2180 family protein, with the protein MKCYICALEGGESEAVAICIVCGMGLCMEHAIRKDVDVWEGGYPLPSKRVKAPLPRILCPECYAALYGK; encoded by the coding sequence GTGAAGTGCTACATCTGTGCCCTTGAGGGCGGAGAGAGCGAGGCGGTGGCGATCTGCATCGTCTGCGGGATGGGGCTCTGCATGGAGCACGCCATCCGGAAGGACGTCGACGTCTGGGAGGGCGGCTACCCGCTCCCCAGCAAGCGCGTGAAGGCGCCGTTGCCTCGCATTCTCTGCCCGGAGTGCTATGCTGCGCTGTATGGGAAGTGA
- a CDS encoding MIP/aquaporin family protein produces MTISLGKRFVAEAVGTFILVFFGAGAAVVTLMLAAGTTPSTPFNIGIGALGGLGDWLAIGLAFGIAVAGSIYALGRISGCHINPAVTIALFATRRFPAREVVPYIVAQFVGAAAASLLFAWTVGPDAVAVGGLGATAPFPGIGYLQAIVIEAVGTFILMLVIMGAAVDERSPPGFAGLAVGLIVAGVITTTGNLTGASLNPARTFGPYLGDWLLAGPNLWEFFPIYIIGPIVGAVLAAYLYDYLSDV; encoded by the coding sequence ATGACAATATCCCTTGGAAAACGATTCGTCGCCGAAGCCGTCGGGACGTTCATCCTGGTCTTCTTCGGGGCCGGGGCCGCGGTCGTCACGCTGATGCTCGCGGCAGGGACCACCCCGTCGACTCCCTTCAACATCGGGATCGGGGCGCTCGGAGGCCTCGGCGACTGGCTCGCCATAGGGCTCGCCTTCGGTATCGCCGTCGCCGGGTCCATCTACGCGCTCGGAAGGATCTCGGGTTGCCACATCAACCCGGCGGTGACGATAGCCCTCTTTGCAACCCGCCGGTTCCCGGCCCGCGAGGTGGTCCCGTACATCGTCGCGCAGTTCGTCGGCGCCGCGGCCGCGAGCCTTCTCTTCGCCTGGACCGTCGGCCCGGACGCCGTCGCCGTCGGAGGACTCGGGGCGACGGCGCCCTTCCCCGGCATCGGCTACCTGCAGGCGATCGTCATCGAGGCCGTCGGGACGTTCATCCTGATGCTCGTCATCATGGGCGCCGCCGTCGACGAACGCTCGCCGCCGGGGTTCGCCGGCCTCGCGGTGGGCCTCATCGTCGCGGGCGTCATCACGACGACCGGGAACCTGACCGGTGCGTCGTTGAACCCCGCCCGCACGTTCGGGCCCTATCTCGGCGACTGGCTCCTTGCGGGACCGAACCTCTGGGAGTTCTTCCCCATCTACATCATCGGCCCGATCGTCGGTGCGGTGCTCGCCGCATACCTCTACGATTACCTCTCCGACGTCTGA
- a CDS encoding thiamine pyrophosphate-binding protein, whose protein sequence is MTSSEGAATTVADVLVAELAAWGIDLYFGIPGASSLPLVEAVRKNENARYIVVRHEQTAALAASAYNKFTGRIAVCLTIAGPGATNLATGLYDAKEDHASVLSLNGQVKTQYAGPGGIQEIDQDAFFRPIAVFNNTVADRTTAVKLLTRALRYAVIGRGVAQLSLPNDVQREPLDPDYCARETCLAEVRVAPTEEAVRAAVEAIDAAARPVILAGFGAMHAAGAVADLAEAVRAPIVTTFRAKGILPDDHAWVAGVHGPLGTPHARSLVAASDLVIACGASFSDLTGIPGEKPAVQIDIDPLQLGKHPLAAGVWGDCATALPLIVERVRPREETGTRAWLAEQKREWFERLDREADPAAVPLRPPYIMKVLSETLPEDALISLDVGENQWWFGRNFLMKRQRFAMSGYLGTMGFGLPGAIAAKLAYPEKTVVCITGDGGFSMVMADFVTAVKYGLPLTVLVFNNHELAMIREEQREADYPPYGTELANPDFAAYAEACGGAGIRVARPEELPDAVLRALRMDRPVVVDIETDPKRFG, encoded by the coding sequence ATGACGTCCTCTGAAGGGGCAGCGACGACGGTCGCCGACGTGCTGGTCGCGGAACTGGCGGCCTGGGGGATCGACCTCTACTTCGGCATCCCCGGAGCCTCGTCGCTCCCGCTCGTCGAGGCCGTCAGGAAGAACGAGAACGCCCGCTACATCGTCGTCCGGCACGAGCAGACCGCGGCCCTCGCCGCATCCGCCTACAACAAGTTCACCGGCAGGATCGCGGTCTGCCTGACCATCGCGGGGCCGGGGGCGACGAACCTCGCGACCGGTCTTTATGACGCAAAAGAGGACCACGCGAGCGTCCTCTCCTTGAACGGCCAGGTGAAGACCCAGTACGCCGGGCCGGGCGGCATCCAGGAGATCGACCAGGATGCCTTCTTCCGGCCCATCGCGGTCTTCAACAACACCGTCGCTGACCGGACGACGGCGGTCAAACTCCTCACGCGGGCGTTGCGCTATGCGGTCATCGGCCGCGGCGTCGCCCAGCTCTCGCTCCCGAACGACGTCCAGCGCGAGCCTCTCGACCCGGACTACTGCGCCCGCGAGACCTGCCTTGCCGAGGTCCGGGTCGCCCCGACCGAGGAGGCGGTCCGGGCCGCTGTTGAGGCGATCGACGCTGCTGCCCGCCCGGTCATCCTCGCGGGGTTCGGGGCCATGCACGCGGCGGGAGCGGTCGCCGACCTTGCAGAGGCCGTCCGGGCCCCGATCGTCACCACCTTCCGGGCGAAGGGCATCCTCCCCGACGATCACGCATGGGTCGCGGGGGTCCACGGGCCGCTCGGCACGCCGCATGCCCGCTCGCTCGTCGCGGCGTCGGACCTCGTGATCGCCTGCGGGGCGAGTTTCTCCGACCTCACCGGGATCCCCGGCGAGAAACCGGCCGTCCAGATCGATATCGACCCGCTCCAGCTCGGGAAACACCCCCTCGCCGCGGGGGTCTGGGGCGACTGCGCCACCGCCCTCCCCCTGATCGTCGAGCGGGTCCGGCCGCGGGAGGAGACCGGGACCCGGGCGTGGCTTGCCGAACAGAAGCGGGAGTGGTTCGAGCGGCTCGACCGGGAGGCCGACCCGGCGGCCGTGCCGCTCCGCCCCCCCTACATCATGAAGGTCCTCTCCGAGACCCTGCCGGAGGACGCCCTCATCTCCCTCGACGTCGGGGAGAACCAGTGGTGGTTCGGGCGGAACTTCCTGATGAAGCGGCAGCGGTTCGCGATGTCGGGGTACCTCGGCACGATGGGCTTTGGGCTTCCGGGGGCGATCGCGGCGAAACTCGCCTACCCGGAGAAGACGGTCGTCTGCATCACCGGGGACGGGGGGTTTTCGATGGTCATGGCCGACTTCGTCACGGCGGTAAAATACGGTCTCCCCCTCACGGTCCTGGTCTTCAACAACCACGAACTCGCGATGATCCGCGAGGAGCAGCGGGAGGCGGACTACCCGCCCTACGGCACCGAGCTCGCGAACCCCGACTTCGCCGCGTATGCGGAGGCCTGCGGCGGCGCCGGGATCCGGGTCGCGAGGCCGGAAGAGCTCCCTGACGCCGTCCTCCGCGCACTCCGGATGGACCGGCCGGTCGTCGTCGATATCGAGACCGATCCGAAGCGGTTCGGGTGA
- a CDS encoding rubredoxin — protein MGRWVCSVCDYEYNEEAGDPAAGIPPGTRFEDLPGDWRCPGCRVGKEAFVRVNGAGETEVNEDDVL, from the coding sequence ATGGGAAGATGGGTCTGCAGCGTCTGTGATTACGAGTACAACGAGGAGGCCGGCGACCCCGCTGCCGGCATACCTCCGGGAACGCGGTTTGAAGACCTCCCCGGCGACTGGCGGTGCCCCGGCTGCCGGGTCGGGAAGGAGGCGTTCGTCCGGGTCAATGGAGCGGGCGAGACGGAGGTGAACGAGGATGACGTCCTCTGA
- a CDS encoding slipin family protein, producing the protein MSRQNPLRYAIAFLIALVGVAVAYLALTTPGLSLFLWAAAAVILAGIFAAAATQIADQWEKAVVLRLGRFTGLRGPGIFVLVPLVDTIAYWIDLRTITTSFRAEKTLTRDTVPVDVEAVLFWRVRDPEKAALEVEDYRSAISWAAQTALREVIGKSDLANMLEGRERLDAELQRIIDVRTEQWGIHVSSVEIRDILIPRELQDAMSMQAQAERERQARVILGDSELQVAKKFEEAARTYQDNPTALHLRAMNMLYEGLKEKATLVLVPASVLDTMNLGTTLGLSALAKKTMEEDGGGRGTAAGDEKPRPPPAREPGPS; encoded by the coding sequence ATGAGCAGGCAGAACCCGCTTCGCTATGCGATTGCCTTCCTGATCGCGCTCGTGGGAGTTGCGGTCGCCTATCTCGCCCTCACGACTCCCGGCCTCTCCCTCTTCCTCTGGGCCGCCGCCGCCGTAATCCTCGCAGGGATCTTCGCCGCCGCCGCGACCCAGATCGCCGACCAGTGGGAGAAAGCGGTCGTCCTGCGCCTGGGCAGGTTCACGGGCCTCCGGGGTCCGGGCATCTTTGTCCTCGTGCCGCTCGTCGATACGATAGCCTACTGGATCGATCTCCGCACCATCACGACATCTTTCCGGGCAGAGAAGACCCTGACCCGCGACACGGTCCCGGTCGACGTCGAGGCGGTCCTCTTCTGGCGCGTGAGAGACCCGGAGAAGGCGGCGCTGGAGGTCGAGGACTACCGCTCCGCAATCAGCTGGGCGGCGCAGACGGCGCTCCGGGAGGTGATCGGGAAGTCCGACCTCGCGAACATGCTCGAGGGTCGCGAGAGGCTCGATGCCGAGTTGCAGCGGATCATCGACGTCCGGACCGAGCAGTGGGGGATCCACGTCAGTTCTGTTGAGATCCGGGACATCCTGATCCCCCGCGAGCTCCAGGATGCGATGTCCATGCAGGCCCAGGCGGAGCGGGAGCGGCAGGCGCGGGTGATCCTTGGCGACTCCGAGCTCCAGGTCGCAAAGAAGTTCGAGGAGGCGGCGCGGACCTACCAGGACAACCCGACCGCCCTCCACCTCCGGGCGATGAACATGCTGTATGAGGGCCTCAAGGAGAAGGCGACGCTCGTCCTCGTCCCGGCCTCGGTCCTCGACACGATGAACCTGGGGACCACCCTCGGCCTCTCGGCGCTCGCGAAGAAGACGATGGAGGAGGACGGGGGCGGCCGGGGAACGGCGGCCGGCGACGAGAAGCCCCGCCCGCCGCCGGCAAGGGAACCCGGCCCCTCCTGA
- the nfi gene encoding deoxyribonuclease V (cleaves DNA at apurinic or apyrimidinic sites): protein MKISETHPFDLTPGEAVRLQEVLRDRVRLAGDVGEVSLVAGADASYARGSDEIHAVVVVLRYPDLAVVERVAASAGTQFPYIPGLLSFREGPALVEACRRLRSEPDVVFFDGQGIAHPRGLGIASHMGVLLDRPTVGVAKSLLTGTAAEPEAGRGSTAPILRDTETIGMAVRTKERTKPVYVSVGHRIALAQAVGLVLATTRGYRLPEPTRQAHLFANEVRRGAGGGGRQATLFSGGG from the coding sequence ATGAAGATCAGCGAGACCCACCCCTTCGACCTGACGCCGGGCGAGGCCGTCCGCCTCCAGGAGGTGCTCCGGGACCGGGTCCGCCTCGCGGGCGATGTCGGTGAGGTCTCCCTGGTGGCCGGCGCCGACGCCTCGTATGCAAGGGGGTCGGACGAGATTCACGCGGTCGTCGTCGTCCTCCGCTACCCCGATCTTGCCGTCGTCGAGCGGGTCGCGGCCTCCGCCGGGACGCAGTTCCCCTACATCCCCGGCCTCCTCTCCTTCCGCGAAGGGCCCGCCCTCGTCGAGGCGTGCCGGCGGCTCCGGTCCGAACCGGACGTCGTCTTCTTCGACGGCCAGGGGATCGCCCACCCAAGGGGGCTCGGGATCGCGAGCCACATGGGCGTCCTCCTCGACCGGCCGACGGTCGGGGTCGCAAAGAGCCTCCTCACCGGGACGGCGGCCGAGCCCGAAGCCGGCAGGGGATCAACCGCCCCCATCCTCCGCGACACAGAGACGATCGGGATGGCGGTCCGGACGAAGGAGAGGACGAAGCCCGTCTACGTCTCGGTGGGACATCGGATCGCGCTCGCGCAGGCGGTCGGCCTCGTCCTCGCGACGACGCGGGGCTACCGGCTCCCTGAGCCGACCAGGCAGGCACACCTCTTTGCCAATGAGGTCCGGAGGGGGGCGGGCGGCGGGGGGAGACAGGCCACCCTCTTTTCCGGCGGCGGATAG
- a CDS encoding FprA family A-type flavoprotein yields MAAREIVPGVFAVGAIDWDRRLFDELIPLPDGTTYNSYLIRGSEKTALIDTVDPAKVGDLIANLDSLGVKKIDYVVSSHAEQDHSGSIPAVLDRYDAKLVTNAKCRDMLVDLLRIDPDRVVTIGDGDTLPLGDKTLEFIIAPWVHWPETMLSYLPEDRILFPCDLFGSHYATSSLYVPDEGTVYESAKRYYAEIMMPFRSSIRAHLEKLATRRIDLIAPSHGPIYDKPAFIMDAYRDWTSDAVKNTVVLPYVSMHGSTQAMVDHFVDALMQRGVEVEPFNLPRTDIGELAKSLVDAATIVIATPTVIFGPHPQAVYAAYLTNLLRPKTRYVTVIGSYGWGGKTVDTLKEMLGRLKVEVLDPVYVRGLPKEEDFAALDRLADEIAKRHREAGIGAP; encoded by the coding sequence ATGGCCGCGCGTGAGATCGTGCCGGGCGTCTTTGCCGTCGGCGCCATCGACTGGGACCGCCGGCTCTTCGACGAGTTGATCCCGCTTCCCGACGGGACGACCTACAACAGTTACCTCATCCGGGGCAGCGAGAAGACGGCGCTGATCGACACGGTCGACCCGGCAAAGGTCGGGGACCTGATAGCGAACCTCGACAGCCTCGGCGTTAAGAAGATCGACTACGTCGTCTCCAGCCACGCCGAGCAGGACCACTCCGGGTCGATACCGGCGGTCCTCGACCGGTATGACGCGAAACTCGTGACGAACGCCAAATGCCGCGACATGCTGGTCGACCTCCTCCGGATCGACCCGGACCGGGTCGTCACGATCGGCGACGGCGATACGCTCCCTCTCGGCGACAAAACGCTCGAGTTCATCATCGCCCCCTGGGTCCACTGGCCGGAGACGATGCTCTCCTACCTCCCGGAGGACCGGATCCTCTTCCCGTGCGACCTCTTCGGTTCGCACTACGCGACGAGCTCCCTCTACGTCCCCGACGAGGGCACGGTCTACGAGTCGGCGAAACGCTACTACGCCGAGATCATGATGCCTTTCAGGTCGAGCATCAGGGCGCACCTCGAGAAACTCGCGACCCGCCGGATCGACCTGATCGCGCCGAGCCACGGCCCGATCTACGATAAGCCGGCGTTCATCATGGACGCTTACCGCGACTGGACGAGCGACGCGGTCAAGAACACGGTGGTCCTCCCATACGTCTCCATGCACGGGAGCACGCAGGCGATGGTCGACCACTTCGTCGACGCCCTGATGCAGCGCGGCGTCGAGGTGGAGCCGTTCAACCTGCCCCGGACCGATATCGGCGAACTCGCCAAATCCCTCGTGGACGCGGCGACGATCGTGATCGCGACGCCGACGGTCATCTTCGGCCCCCACCCGCAGGCGGTCTACGCGGCGTACCTCACAAACCTCCTCCGCCCCAAGACCCGCTACGTGACGGTGATCGGGTCCTACGGCTGGGGCGGCAAGACCGTCGACACCCTGAAGGAGATGCTCGGCCGGCTCAAGGTCGAGGTCCTCGACCCGGTCTACGTCAGGGGCCTCCCGAAGGAGGAGGACTTCGCGGCGCTGGACCGTCTCGCCGACGAGATCGCGAAGAGGCACCGCGAGGCGGGGATCGGCGCACCGTAG
- a CDS encoding phosphoribulokinase, with translation MPQSDFKRVIAESSYVFVIGVAGDSGSGKTTFTRAIREIFGEDLVSTFSIDDYHRYDRRERKALGITPLVPEANRFDLLEEHLAALKAGETIEKPVYNHDTGVFDPPVTFRPTKILIIEGLHPFITGTLRSLIDFKLYVDPDPDVKRAWKIKRDVEQRGYSRDAVLREMEERKPDFERYVAPQCAFADAVIRIAFSKYGREASERRNVYHVTLCQSKLDRSIRDVDLSIDLFPLLSLSQRDFMVEFTTEEVGGRTMGALAFDGELNDAVVRKLERNIEIQTLVRPIDLVESGAYLTAGDMAQLILAWRIINRRIFIESAPPGAAGDPATLSGDGGCGCGRR, from the coding sequence ATGCCCCAATCGGACTTCAAGAGAGTCATTGCCGAGTCGTCCTACGTCTTCGTCATCGGCGTCGCGGGAGACAGCGGGAGCGGGAAGACCACCTTCACCCGGGCCATCCGCGAGATCTTCGGCGAGGACCTCGTCTCCACGTTCAGCATCGACGATTACCACCGCTACGACCGCCGGGAGCGCAAAGCTCTCGGGATCACCCCGCTCGTCCCCGAGGCGAACCGGTTCGATCTCCTGGAAGAGCACCTCGCGGCACTCAAGGCGGGAGAGACGATAGAAAAACCGGTCTACAACCACGACACCGGGGTCTTCGACCCCCCGGTGACGTTCCGACCGACGAAGATCCTGATCATCGAGGGGCTCCACCCGTTCATCACCGGGACCCTCCGGAGCCTGATCGACTTCAAGCTCTACGTGGACCCGGACCCCGACGTCAAACGGGCCTGGAAGATCAAGCGCGACGTGGAGCAGCGGGGCTACTCCCGCGACGCCGTCCTCCGGGAGATGGAGGAGCGCAAACCGGACTTCGAGCGGTACGTCGCGCCCCAGTGCGCGTTTGCGGATGCGGTCATCAGGATCGCCTTCTCGAAGTACGGGAGGGAGGCGAGCGAGCGGCGCAACGTCTACCATGTCACCCTCTGCCAGAGCAAACTCGACCGGAGCATCAGGGACGTCGACCTCTCGATCGACCTCTTCCCCCTCCTCTCGCTCTCGCAACGGGACTTCATGGTCGAGTTCACCACCGAGGAGGTCGGGGGGAGAACGATGGGGGCGCTCGCGTTCGACGGGGAGTTGAACGACGCCGTCGTCAGGAAACTGGAGAGGAACATCGAGATTCAGACACTGGTGCGGCCCATCGACCTCGTCGAGAGCGGCGCCTACCTGACGGCCGGCGACATGGCCCAGCTCATCCTCGCCTGGCGGATCATCAACCGGCGTATCTTCATCGAGAGCGCCCCGCCGGGAGCTGCCGGCGACCCGGCGACGCTCTCCGGAGACGGCGGGTGCGGATGCGGGCGCCGGTGA
- a CDS encoding TrkH family potassium uptake protein, translating into MDRVEQFSIVAPDIGEILRYMSVATAVPLVVAAIYGEWEMFPPMASVPIVLFLLGTLLARIPRREREPPLSAALMAVALIWLIIALVSALPFTLGLGVSYLDAVFEAMSGWTDTGLTMMRSVEDLPRTLLFWRSLMQWLGGIGIVAFTVALASRTGLTQFRLYRSEGRSEALMPSVVATGMEMWKIYLVLTGASVALILFSGVPVWDAVNIALAGIATGGFSVHSEGIPYYNNPLLEILIVPVMIAGALPFKLYYLLYRQKGVRFFEDQQARLLFMLIALGIFVIAWDLVTLTATDIPTAVRQALFMSAAAVTSTGYQVASPNEWASVTVLFLSMLMVIGGAAGSTAGGIKLSRVVLGFQSLVWWFRRMFVSGKVLVPFKYDGRVIPKNIADLEVSRNMLTIMLYFLTIFVATILVMHLQPTAFDSSNVIFEVVSAMCNNGISTGFVSPDMTDSAKILFIILMWVGRLEIIPVIMLVMGVFKRFD; encoded by the coding sequence ATGGATAGGGTCGAGCAGTTCTCGATCGTCGCGCCCGACATCGGCGAGATTCTCAGGTACATGAGCGTCGCCACGGCGGTGCCGCTCGTCGTCGCGGCGATCTACGGGGAGTGGGAGATGTTCCCCCCCATGGCCTCCGTCCCGATCGTTCTCTTCCTGCTCGGGACGCTTCTCGCCCGGATCCCCCGGCGGGAGCGCGAGCCGCCCCTCTCCGCCGCCCTCATGGCCGTCGCCCTGATCTGGCTGATCATCGCGCTGGTGAGCGCCCTCCCCTTCACCCTCGGCCTCGGCGTCTCCTACCTCGACGCCGTCTTCGAGGCGATGTCGGGGTGGACCGATACGGGCCTGACCATGATGCGCTCGGTCGAAGACCTGCCCCGGACCCTCCTCTTCTGGCGGTCGCTGATGCAGTGGCTCGGCGGGATCGGGATCGTCGCCTTCACCGTCGCGCTGGCTTCAAGGACCGGGCTGACCCAGTTCCGCCTCTACCGGTCGGAGGGGCGCTCGGAGGCCCTGATGCCGAGCGTCGTCGCGACGGGTATGGAGATGTGGAAGATCTACCTGGTCCTGACCGGAGCATCGGTCGCCCTCATCCTCTTCTCCGGGGTACCCGTCTGGGACGCGGTGAACATCGCTCTCGCCGGGATCGCCACCGGGGGATTCTCCGTCCACTCGGAGGGGATCCCATACTACAACAACCCGCTCCTCGAGATCCTCATCGTCCCGGTCATGATTGCCGGCGCTCTGCCGTTCAAACTCTATTACCTCCTCTACCGCCAGAAGGGCGTCCGGTTCTTCGAAGACCAGCAGGCCCGCCTCCTCTTCATGCTCATCGCGCTCGGCATCTTCGTGATTGCCTGGGACCTCGTCACGCTCACCGCGACGGATATCCCCACCGCCGTCCGCCAGGCGCTCTTCATGTCGGCCGCGGCGGTCACGAGCACGGGCTATCAGGTCGCCTCCCCTAACGAGTGGGCGAGCGTGACGGTCCTCTTCCTCTCGATGCTGATGGTGATCGGCGGGGCGGCGGGGAGCACCGCCGGAGGTATCAAACTCTCGCGCGTCGTGCTCGGGTTCCAGAGCCTGGTCTGGTGGTTCCGGCGGATGTTCGTCTCGGGCAAGGTCCTCGTGCCGTTCAAATACGACGGCAGGGTGATCCCGAAGAACATCGCCGACCTCGAGGTCTCGCGGAACATGCTGACCATCATGCTCTACTTCCTCACCATCTTCGTCGCGACGATACTGGTGATGCACCTCCAGCCCACGGCCTTCGACTCGAGCAACGTCATCTTCGAGGTCGTCTCCGCGATGTGCAACAACGGCATCTCCACGGGGTTCGTCTCGCCGGATATGACCGACTCGGCGAAGATCCTCTTCATCATCCTGATGTGGGTGGGGCGTCTTGAGATCATCCCGGTGATCATGCTCGTCATGGGCGTCTTCAAACGGTTCGACTGA
- the cfbC gene encoding Ni-sirohydrochlorin a,c-diamide reductive cyclase ATP-dependent reductase subunit: MKQIALYGKGGIGKSTTSANLSAALAGEGLDILQIGCDPKHDSTRMLVHGTWIPTVLDLIRERGDAKITVDDVVHTGFRGVRCVEAGGPEPGIGCAGRGIIATFQLLERLEALTGDVIVYDVLGDVVCGGFAMPMREGYAQEVYLVTSGELMSIYAANNIAKAITRLSRRVRSRCTLGGVICNAKNIEGERDLVEEFARRINSRMIAYVPRDRVVQIAELQKQTVVEYAPDSAQAAVYQDLARTIYANETTSTPTPLEMDELESFALEFVQV; the protein is encoded by the coding sequence ATGAAACAGATCGCCCTCTACGGGAAGGGTGGAATCGGGAAATCCACTACGTCAGCAAACCTCTCGGCGGCACTCGCAGGGGAAGGGCTCGATATCCTGCAGATCGGCTGCGACCCCAAGCACGACAGCACCCGCATGCTGGTGCACGGGACCTGGATCCCGACGGTGCTCGACCTCATCAGGGAGCGCGGCGACGCGAAGATCACCGTCGACGACGTCGTCCACACCGGTTTCAGGGGAGTGCGCTGCGTGGAGGCCGGCGGACCGGAGCCGGGGATCGGGTGCGCCGGGAGAGGGATCATCGCGACCTTCCAGCTCCTGGAGCGCCTGGAGGCGCTCACGGGCGACGTGATCGTATACGACGTCCTCGGCGACGTCGTCTGCGGCGGGTTCGCGATGCCGATGCGGGAGGGGTACGCGCAGGAGGTCTATCTCGTCACCTCCGGCGAACTGATGTCGATCTACGCGGCAAACAACATCGCGAAGGCCATCACCCGCCTCTCCCGCCGGGTCCGGAGCAGGTGCACGCTCGGCGGCGTCATCTGCAACGCAAAGAACATCGAGGGCGAGCGGGACCTGGTGGAGGAGTTCGCCCGCCGGATCAACTCCCGAATGATCGCCTACGTCCCCCGCGACCGCGTGGTCCAGATCGCGGAACTCCAGAAGCAGACGGTCGTGGAGTACGCCCCCGACTCGGCCCAGGCGGCGGTCTACCAGGACCTCGCCCGGACGATCTACGCGAACGAGACGACGAGCACCCCGACCCCCCTCGAGATGGATGAACTCGAATCCTTCGCCCTCGAATTCGTCCAGGTTTGA
- a CDS encoding nitrogenase component 1 has protein sequence MNSNPSPSNSSRFEGCTLTGALSVLTQVRDAVCIVHGPSGCTHHNFSLLHATILANDCVEVPRLLSTRLTENDIIFGGEEALEKTIARALVSSPPPASIFVLSTCIVETIGDDTAAVCARPWGVPVIAVPTAGFLGGVFETGIRNALSSVASLASPAAEVTLAANLVGEKNLEYGVDENAAEIARLLSRLGIGINLRFVRGIATEDAGRLGAAAVNILREPSLRPVGEDLLRRFKTPYVDSFPAGLTGTCRFLEEVGRICGVDASEAVEEERAYQAEMLSRFSDLSGSRVCFRSPHPMLDPDPAAEGISTECAEALGLTVDPEGTAIPLPYPAPVGTAGLRRMLNRWRVLVRGKGRG, from the coding sequence ATGAACTCGAATCCTTCGCCCTCGAATTCGTCCAGGTTTGAGGGGTGCACCCTGACCGGGGCGCTCTCGGTCCTGACGCAGGTACGGGACGCGGTCTGCATCGTCCACGGCCCGTCGGGATGCACCCACCACAACTTCTCCCTCCTCCACGCCACCATCCTCGCGAACGACTGCGTGGAGGTTCCCCGCCTCCTCTCCACCCGGCTCACCGAGAACGATATCATCTTCGGCGGCGAGGAGGCTCTCGAGAAGACGATAGCCCGGGCGCTCGTCTCCTCGCCGCCGCCCGCCTCGATCTTCGTCCTCTCGACCTGCATCGTCGAGACGATCGGGGACGACACGGCGGCGGTCTGCGCAAGGCCCTGGGGCGTCCCGGTGATCGCGGTCCCGACGGCGGGGTTCCTCGGCGGGGTCTTCGAGACCGGGATCAGGAACGCCCTCTCCTCGGTCGCCTCGCTCGCGAGCCCTGCGGCGGAGGTGACACTCGCGGCAAACCTCGTCGGCGAGAAGAACCTGGAGTACGGGGTCGACGAGAACGCGGCGGAGATCGCCCGCCTCCTCTCGCGGCTCGGGATCGGGATCAACCTCCGGTTCGTGCGGGGGATCGCGACGGAGGACGCCGGCCGGCTCGGCGCCGCCGCGGTGAACATCCTCCGCGAGCCCTCGCTCCGGCCGGTCGGCGAGGACCTCCTCCGGAGGTTCAAGACGCCCTACGTGGACTCGTTCCCGGCCGGCCTCACGGGGACGTGCCGGTTTCTCGAGGAGGTCGGCCGGATCTGCGGCGTCGACGCCTCGGAAGCGGTCGAGGAGGAGCGGGCTTATCAGGCGGAGATGCTCTCGCGGTTCTCCGACCTTTCGGGGAGCCGGGTCTGCTTCCGCTCCCCCCACCCGATGCTCGATCCGGACCCGGCGGCGGAGGGGATCTCGACCGAGTGCGCCGAAGCCCTCGGTCTTACCGTCGACCCGGAGGGAACGGCCATTCCCCTGCCGTATCCTGCGCCCGTGGGGACCGCCGGGCTGCGGCGGATGCTGAACCGGTGGCGGGTGCTGGTGAGGGGGAAGGGGCGGGGGTGA
- a CDS encoding universal stress protein, which translates to MFKRILFPTDFSEPSMKVLDYIPVLREAGAREVVLVHVIDEKDVTMIASGGQGFLGTIPDRETEAQRELREEIQHRVIDTRRALEKQGMAVTVRTPVGSPGKEVVAAADEEGASLVVLGSHGRSNLRDRLLGTVSEYVIKNARQPVLVIKRDMIRGQ; encoded by the coding sequence ATGTTCAAACGCATCCTGTTCCCAACGGACTTTTCCGAACCCTCCATGAAGGTGCTCGACTACATCCCCGTGTTGCGGGAGGCGGGAGCCCGGGAGGTGGTCCTCGTCCACGTCATCGACGAGAAGGACGTCACCATGATCGCCTCCGGCGGGCAGGGGTTCCTCGGAACCATACCGGACCGCGAGACCGAGGCCCAGCGCGAGCTCCGTGAGGAGATCCAGCACAGGGTCATCGACACCCGCCGGGCGCTCGAGAAGCAGGGCATGGCAGTGACCGTCAGAACGCCCGTGGGGAGCCCCGGAAAAGAGGTCGTCGCTGCCGCGGACGAGGAGGGGGCCTCGCTCGTCGTCCTCGGCTCCCACGGCCGGTCCAACCTCCGCGACCGGTTGCTCGGGACGGTCTCGGAGTACGTGATCAAGAACGCCCGCCAGCCGGTCCTGGTCATCAAGCGGGACATGATTCGGGGGCAGTAG